A region of Pyxidicoccus parkwaysis DNA encodes the following proteins:
- a CDS encoding septal ring lytic transglycosylase RlpA family protein yields MRGSFVAVMLGLSVLAACAPRAAKPQPPETSTREQPASSGSPRVTKREQMPRTYLGEGLASFYGPGLHGRPTASGERFNQNALTAAHRKERFGSCVRVVNMENGKQVEVRVNDRGPYVEGRIIDVSQAAAKKLGMLDKGVARVRLYRCETPVSEIPRASWAAPV; encoded by the coding sequence ATGCGAGGAAGCTTCGTTGCCGTCATGCTGGGATTGAGCGTGCTCGCGGCGTGTGCGCCGCGCGCCGCGAAGCCCCAGCCGCCGGAGACGTCCACGCGCGAGCAGCCAGCTTCATCCGGCTCGCCGCGCGTGACGAAGCGGGAGCAGATGCCGCGCACGTACCTGGGCGAGGGGCTGGCGTCCTTCTACGGCCCCGGGCTGCACGGCCGGCCCACCGCCAGCGGGGAGCGCTTCAACCAGAACGCCCTCACCGCCGCGCATCGCAAGGAGCGCTTCGGCTCGTGCGTGCGCGTCGTCAACATGGAGAATGGCAAGCAGGTGGAGGTGCGGGTGAATGACCGCGGCCCCTATGTAGAGGGCCGCATCATCGACGTCTCCCAGGCGGCCGCGAAGAAGCTGGGCATGCTGGACAAGGGCGTGGCGCGCGTGCGGCTGTACCGGTGCGAGACGCCCGTCTCGGAGATTCCCCGGGCATCCTGGGCCGCGCCGGTGTAG
- the rseP gene encoding RIP metalloprotease RseP, which yields MSQLQNAGFFIVLLGVLVTVHELGHFLVAKACGVKVLKFSIGFGPKLIGFTKGETEYQIALLPLGGFVKMAGDLPHEELSPEEASRGFLAQPPWKRGLIVLAGPAFNLIFPVLIYFFVYLGPHQATSTLVGSVTPNQPAAVAGIRPGDRVRSVDGVEVTTFTDMQEAFIGRFGRPIPVVVERDGQRLTLEVKPEKVVETSPIDTVERGQIGVGAASRPALVGVPKGSVAEQAGLRTFDRILTVNGTPVADEARLQQAVDKFQPGAPLELVVRRLDAVDAGAVTGRAPRVLKLTVPKQAGEGLVALGAEPADMFLAIVASGSAAEKAGLKPGDRLLSLDGDSLESFQELAQKLSILKDQPFTLVWRGADGEHKEKLAQAPLPMTDGMGTKSAPLALGVRGWMPTATDVPPQDEVTVHLGPAAAFKEAALVVPKIVFQMVKVIGGLFTKAVPLSTVGGPIMMYQMASKSAEQGLDSFLNLMAIISINLGVMNLLPIPVLDGFHLLSAAWEGVRRRPIPVRVREVANMVGLALLIMLMLLAVTNDVMR from the coding sequence ATGTCTCAGCTCCAGAACGCTGGATTCTTCATCGTCTTGTTGGGCGTGCTCGTGACGGTGCACGAGCTCGGCCACTTCCTCGTGGCCAAGGCCTGTGGGGTGAAGGTCCTCAAGTTCTCCATCGGCTTCGGGCCGAAGCTGATTGGCTTCACCAAGGGTGAGACGGAGTACCAGATTGCGCTGCTGCCCCTGGGCGGCTTCGTGAAGATGGCGGGAGACCTGCCCCACGAGGAGCTCAGCCCGGAGGAGGCCAGCCGGGGCTTTTTGGCGCAGCCGCCCTGGAAGCGCGGCCTCATCGTCCTGGCGGGGCCGGCCTTCAACCTCATCTTCCCCGTCCTCATCTACTTCTTCGTCTACCTCGGGCCACACCAGGCCACGTCCACCCTGGTGGGCAGCGTGACGCCGAACCAGCCGGCCGCCGTCGCGGGCATCCGCCCGGGAGACCGGGTGCGCTCGGTGGACGGGGTGGAGGTGACGACCTTCACCGACATGCAGGAGGCCTTCATCGGTCGCTTCGGCCGGCCCATCCCCGTGGTGGTGGAGCGTGATGGCCAGCGGCTCACCCTGGAGGTGAAGCCGGAGAAGGTGGTGGAGACGTCGCCCATCGACACGGTGGAGCGGGGGCAGATTGGCGTGGGGGCGGCCTCGCGGCCGGCCCTGGTCGGCGTGCCCAAGGGCTCCGTCGCGGAGCAGGCGGGTCTGCGCACCTTCGACCGCATCCTCACCGTCAACGGCACGCCCGTGGCGGACGAGGCCCGGCTCCAGCAAGCCGTGGACAAGTTCCAGCCAGGCGCGCCGCTGGAACTGGTCGTGCGGCGGCTGGACGCCGTGGACGCGGGCGCGGTGACGGGGCGGGCGCCCCGCGTGCTGAAGCTCACCGTGCCGAAGCAGGCGGGGGAGGGGCTGGTGGCCCTGGGCGCCGAGCCCGCGGACATGTTCCTGGCCATCGTCGCCTCGGGCAGCGCGGCGGAGAAGGCCGGCCTGAAGCCGGGAGACCGCCTGCTCTCCCTCGACGGGGATTCGCTCGAGTCCTTCCAGGAGCTCGCGCAGAAGCTCAGCATCCTGAAGGACCAGCCCTTCACGCTGGTGTGGCGCGGCGCGGACGGTGAGCACAAGGAGAAGCTGGCCCAGGCCCCGCTGCCGATGACGGATGGGATGGGCACCAAGAGCGCGCCGCTGGCGCTGGGCGTGCGCGGGTGGATGCCGACGGCCACGGACGTGCCGCCGCAGGATGAGGTCACCGTCCATCTGGGGCCGGCCGCGGCCTTCAAGGAGGCGGCGCTCGTCGTTCCGAAAATCGTCTTCCAGATGGTGAAGGTGATTGGCGGGCTCTTCACGAAGGCCGTGCCGCTGAGCACGGTGGGCGGGCCCATCATGATGTACCAGATGGCGTCCAAGAGCGCCGAGCAGGGCCTGGACAGCTTCCTCAACCTGATGGCCATCATCTCCATCAACCTGGGCGTGATGAACCTGCTGCCCATCCCCGTGCTGGACGGCTTCCACCTCCTGTCCGCCGCGTGGGAGGGCGTGCGCCGCCGCCCGATTCCGGTGCGCGTGCGCGAGGTGGCCAACATGGTCGGCCTGGCGCTGCTCATCATGCTGATGCTGCTGGCCGTCACCAACGACGTCATGCGCTAG
- a CDS encoding phosphatidate cytidylyltransferase: protein MNDKNRNLVIRVVSAVTLLPLVLLLLFLGGVWSAGLLAVAAAACVGEYYLIVQKRLTVAAWVGMLAAAVLPFLPLKDAARTGETAFWLTIVYAFFAWIYHLFKGPLAEAPTRTAHLVNGFLYGAVGLTALSALRLLPGDGLAWVICALVITWANDTAAYFFGRFLGKHKLYPEVSPNKTWEGFFGGMLGSVGGMFIARAFFFPVFTVWDCVLLGVTGGILGPIGDLCESMLKRAYGVKDSGFLIPGHGGVLDRIDALLFNAPLVFVYVQFVRGLLP from the coding sequence GTGAACGACAAGAACCGAAACCTCGTCATCCGCGTTGTCTCGGCAGTGACGCTGCTGCCGCTGGTGTTGCTGTTGCTGTTCCTCGGAGGCGTCTGGAGCGCCGGGCTGCTCGCCGTCGCCGCCGCCGCCTGCGTGGGCGAGTACTACCTCATCGTCCAGAAGCGCCTGACGGTGGCCGCCTGGGTGGGCATGCTCGCCGCCGCGGTGCTGCCCTTCCTGCCGCTGAAGGACGCCGCCCGCACCGGGGAGACGGCCTTCTGGCTCACCATCGTCTACGCGTTCTTCGCGTGGATATACCACCTGTTCAAGGGCCCCCTCGCCGAGGCCCCCACGCGCACCGCGCACCTCGTCAACGGCTTCCTGTACGGCGCCGTGGGCCTCACCGCCCTGTCCGCCCTGCGCCTGCTCCCCGGGGATGGCCTGGCGTGGGTCATCTGTGCGCTGGTCATCACCTGGGCCAACGACACCGCCGCCTACTTCTTCGGCCGCTTCCTCGGGAAGCACAAGCTGTACCCCGAGGTGAGCCCGAACAAGACGTGGGAGGGCTTCTTCGGCGGCATGCTGGGCTCGGTGGGCGGCATGTTCATCGCCCGGGCCTTCTTCTTCCCCGTCTTCACCGTGTGGGACTGCGTGCTCCTGGGTGTGACGGGCGGAATCCTGGGGCCCATCGGCGACCTGTGCGAGTCCATGCTGAAGCGGGCGTACGGCGTGAAGGACTCGGGGTTCCTCATCCCCGGGCACGGCGGCGTCCTGGACCGCATCGACGCGCTGTTGTTCAACGCCCCGCTGGTGTTCGTCTACGTGCAATTCGTCCGCGGGCTCCTCCCGTAA
- a CDS encoding isoprenyl transferase, with the protein MDRPSVSALELQVKARPVPRHVGIIMDGNGRWAESRGLPRLEGHREGSSSVREVTRTARRLGIQALTLYAFSSQNWARPAEEVAGLMELLRDYLERERPEILDNGIRLNAIGDVDRLPRYVRDPLDRLIADSRHNTGMVLSLALSYGGREEILHAARRMAEAIAKGELSAAGMEEKDFEQFLWTHGLPPLDLVVRTSGELRVSNFLLWQVAYAELCFTDALWPDFRTEEFLRCVAQYQQRERRFGLTSAQVKRDDPPQRAKA; encoded by the coding sequence ATGGATCGCCCTTCGGTTTCTGCCCTCGAGCTACAGGTGAAGGCCCGTCCCGTGCCTCGCCACGTGGGCATCATCATGGATGGCAACGGGCGCTGGGCGGAGTCGCGGGGCCTGCCCCGGCTGGAGGGCCACCGCGAGGGTAGCTCCAGTGTGCGTGAGGTCACCCGCACCGCGCGCCGCCTGGGCATCCAGGCCCTGACGCTGTACGCCTTCTCCTCGCAGAACTGGGCCCGGCCCGCCGAGGAGGTCGCAGGCCTCATGGAATTGCTTCGCGACTACCTCGAGCGCGAGCGCCCCGAAATCCTCGACAACGGCATCCGCCTCAACGCCATCGGCGACGTGGACCGGCTGCCCCGCTACGTGCGTGATCCGCTCGACAGGCTGATCGCCGACTCCCGCCACAACACCGGCATGGTGCTGTCGCTGGCGCTGTCCTACGGCGGACGCGAGGAAATCCTCCACGCCGCCCGGCGCATGGCGGAGGCCATCGCGAAGGGCGAGCTGTCCGCGGCGGGGATGGAGGAGAAGGATTTCGAGCAGTTCCTCTGGACGCACGGGCTGCCGCCGCTGGACCTGGTGGTGCGCACCAGCGGCGAGCTGCGCGTGTCCAACTTCCTGCTCTGGCAGGTGGCGTACGCGGAGCTGTGCTTCACGGACGCCCTGTGGCCGGACTTCCGCACCGAGGAGTTCCTCCGCTGCGTGGCGCAGTACCAGCAGCGCGAGCGGCGCTTCGGGCTCACCTCCGCCCAGGTGAAGCGGGACGACCCTCCCCAACGGGCCAAGGCGTGA
- a CDS encoding SDR family oxidoreductase produces the protein MKPLEGQVALVAGATRGAGRGIATMLGEAGATVYCTGRSVRGRPASGSNRPETLEETEELVDARGGKGIAVRVDHSVEEAVIALCERIRREQGRLDVLVNDIWGGEQLTEFGAPFWKQDFAKGRLMFERAVFTHVLTSRHAVPLMVERNQGLIVEVTDGNMFGYRGSLWYDLVKMTVIRLAFAMSRDLRRTKVTALALTPGFLRSEEMLELFGVTEANWRDGAKKEPDFICSESPCFVGRAVAALAADPNVGAKAGRVFASWDLAREYGFTDVDGSQPHWAEHFSRTYATPYPAANEAAYAAWLDSPIERVRPSWPEY, from the coding sequence ATGAAGCCACTCGAAGGTCAGGTCGCACTCGTTGCAGGTGCCACGCGCGGGGCAGGGCGCGGCATCGCCACCATGCTCGGCGAGGCCGGAGCCACCGTGTACTGCACGGGCCGCAGCGTCCGGGGCCGTCCCGCCTCGGGTTCCAACCGCCCGGAGACCCTCGAAGAAACGGAGGAGCTGGTCGACGCGCGCGGAGGCAAGGGCATCGCCGTGCGCGTGGACCACTCCGTGGAGGAGGCGGTCATCGCTCTCTGCGAGCGCATCCGCCGCGAGCAGGGCCGCCTCGATGTCCTGGTGAATGACATCTGGGGTGGAGAGCAGCTCACCGAGTTCGGTGCGCCGTTCTGGAAGCAGGACTTCGCGAAGGGGCGACTCATGTTCGAGCGCGCCGTCTTCACGCACGTCCTGACGAGCCGCCACGCCGTCCCGCTCATGGTGGAGCGCAACCAGGGGCTCATCGTGGAAGTCACCGACGGCAACATGTTCGGCTACCGCGGCAGCCTCTGGTACGACCTGGTGAAGATGACCGTCATCCGGCTGGCCTTCGCCATGTCGCGAGACCTCCGCCGCACGAAGGTGACGGCGCTGGCCCTGACGCCGGGCTTCCTGCGCTCGGAGGAGATGCTGGAGCTCTTCGGCGTCACTGAGGCCAACTGGCGCGACGGGGCGAAGAAGGAGCCGGACTTCATCTGCTCGGAGTCGCCCTGCTTCGTGGGCCGTGCCGTCGCGGCGCTCGCGGCCGACCCGAACGTGGGCGCCAAGGCGGGCCGCGTCTTCGCTTCCTGGGACCTCGCGCGCGAGTACGGCTTCACCGACGTGGACGGCTCCCAGCCGCACTGGGCCGAGCACTTCTCGCGCACCTATGCGACGCCGTACCCCGCCGCCAACGAGGCCGCCTACGCCGCGTGGCTCGACAGCCCCATCGAGCGTGTCCGGCCCTCCTGGCCCGAGTACTGA
- a CDS encoding helix-turn-helix transcriptional regulator, translating into MRADRLVRLTLLLQTRPKMTAGELARELQVSERTVHRDVEALSSAGVPVYATRGAEGGVALLEGWRTQLTGLTRAELHALATVGVPGALDDLGLSAPLRTGLVKLAAAVPAVQQPALEYARQRLHVDTSSWFSEREPVPHLAVLRDAIWQDHRVSLVYRDFDGKQSKRVVDPYALVIKADRWYLVAGKEGEPRVYRGSRVEGARMLAETFVRPARFDLPAFWKEWCQRFAEKRATFEVSLRLTEVAMEKLRQMRPKTEHARFDAAPKSRDGWKTLTVDFERESIALGQLCEVGGGFEVRAPETLRNRLMGLAAGILEAHGGAAHHRRGARKTASITK; encoded by the coding sequence ATGCGAGCGGACCGACTCGTCAGGCTGACCTTGCTGTTGCAGACGCGCCCGAAGATGACGGCGGGCGAGCTGGCGCGTGAGCTCCAGGTGTCCGAGCGGACGGTTCACCGGGACGTTGAGGCGCTCTCCAGCGCGGGCGTGCCGGTGTACGCGACGCGTGGCGCGGAGGGCGGCGTGGCGCTGCTGGAGGGCTGGCGCACGCAGCTCACGGGACTCACGCGGGCGGAGCTGCATGCGCTGGCCACCGTGGGCGTGCCGGGGGCGCTGGATGACCTGGGGTTGTCCGCGCCGCTGCGCACGGGGCTGGTGAAGCTCGCGGCGGCGGTGCCGGCGGTTCAACAGCCCGCGCTGGAGTACGCGCGCCAGCGGCTCCACGTGGACACGTCCTCATGGTTCTCCGAGCGCGAGCCGGTGCCGCATCTGGCGGTGCTGCGGGACGCGATATGGCAGGACCACCGCGTGTCGCTGGTGTACCGGGACTTCGACGGGAAGCAGAGCAAGCGCGTGGTGGACCCGTACGCACTCGTCATCAAGGCGGACCGCTGGTACCTCGTCGCGGGCAAGGAGGGAGAGCCGCGCGTCTACCGGGGCTCTCGGGTGGAGGGGGCGCGAATGCTGGCGGAGACCTTCGTGCGGCCGGCGCGCTTCGATTTGCCCGCGTTCTGGAAGGAATGGTGCCAGCGCTTCGCGGAGAAGCGGGCGACGTTCGAGGTCTCCCTGCGGCTCACCGAGGTGGCAATGGAGAAGCTGAGGCAGATGCGGCCGAAGACGGAGCATGCGCGCTTCGACGCGGCGCCGAAGTCCCGGGATGGATGGAAGACGCTCACCGTGGACTTCGAGCGGGAGAGCATCGCGCTGGGACAACTCTGCGAGGTGGGCGGAGGCTTCGAGGTGCGCGCACCGGAGACGCTGCGGAACCGGTTGATGGGATTGGCGGCCGGGATTCTGGAGGCCCATGGCGGCGCGGCGCATCACAGGCGAGGCGCGAGGAAGACGGCCTCCATCACCAAATGA
- a CDS encoding tetratricopeptide repeat protein, producing MVLVLPGLALAQGKTQATTKAGTPADGFQARVQKAARLYEELEYEQALDALTQARAMAKTDDERTQVAMYEGVVQADLGQRPRSLVAFREALSLKLDAQLPVKVSPKVARDFETVRSELKNERAVLDRAKAVQPSVVTDRPTQPVEKSPGLVAAPTTTPPETVPVGGLDTPSLNEERSRKLRPLPLALLGAGVVAGGVGSYFGLQSKGNIQNARDSDPGDQQSAYLDQARGQALAANILFGVAATAAAGAVITWFTGKETAHAEEVSP from the coding sequence ATGGTCCTGGTGTTGCCAGGTCTGGCATTGGCACAGGGCAAGACACAGGCCACGACGAAGGCCGGGACGCCAGCAGACGGATTCCAGGCGCGAGTGCAGAAGGCCGCGCGGCTCTACGAGGAGCTCGAGTACGAGCAGGCCCTGGACGCGCTCACCCAGGCCCGGGCCATGGCGAAGACAGACGACGAGCGGACCCAGGTCGCGATGTACGAGGGCGTCGTGCAGGCGGACCTTGGCCAGCGGCCTCGCTCGCTCGTTGCGTTCCGTGAGGCGCTGTCACTGAAGCTGGACGCGCAGCTTCCCGTGAAGGTGTCACCGAAGGTGGCGCGGGACTTCGAGACCGTGCGCTCGGAGTTGAAGAACGAGCGCGCCGTGCTGGACCGCGCGAAGGCCGTGCAGCCCTCCGTTGTCACCGACCGCCCGACGCAGCCGGTGGAGAAGAGTCCGGGACTCGTCGCGGCACCGACGACCACTCCTCCGGAGACCGTGCCGGTGGGTGGCCTGGACACGCCGTCGCTGAATGAAGAGCGCTCGCGCAAACTCCGGCCGCTGCCGCTGGCACTGCTCGGAGCGGGCGTGGTGGCCGGAGGCGTGGGGAGCTACTTCGGCCTCCAGTCCAAGGGGAACATCCAGAATGCTCGTGACTCCGACCCTGGCGACCAGCAGTCCGCCTATCTGGACCAGGCTCGGGGACAGGCGCTCGCGGCCAACATCCTCTTCGGCGTGGCCGCCACCGCGGCGGCGGGTGCCGTCATCACCTGGTTCACCGGCAAGGAGACTGCACACGCGGAGGAGGTGTCCCCGTGA
- a CDS encoding putative metal-binding motif-containing protein, with translation MIRTALVVLLLGTSCTVPSLEELHCDGSDPLDADDVAGGKADAVLQASSGGCTGVKVTVAYDGFKPGCVRVLARSGNSGREISTDVTGNALKGGPTGGQIIVAAVLPGDWDSTRVEAQAFERTCTGNPVVTNTQQLSTTRGQTMATSVQLSAKDDDLDGYVSTLSGGTDCNDQRPSVHPDAEELCNDLDDNCNGQSDTVELRLGQACTEGPSCEGTRACGSDMKVVCNVPNAIQAYPDVDRDGHGDKNASAQSFCGNVPTGFVTAPPG, from the coding sequence GTGATTCGCACCGCCCTGGTCGTGTTGTTGCTCGGCACGTCCTGCACCGTGCCGAGCCTCGAAGAGCTTCATTGCGACGGCTCGGACCCACTGGACGCCGATGATGTCGCAGGTGGAAAGGCAGACGCGGTCCTCCAGGCCAGCAGTGGAGGATGCACTGGAGTGAAGGTCACTGTCGCCTACGACGGCTTCAAGCCCGGCTGTGTTCGCGTCCTGGCCCGCAGTGGGAACAGTGGCCGCGAGATTTCCACGGACGTGACGGGCAACGCGCTCAAGGGCGGGCCCACGGGTGGCCAAATCATCGTAGCCGCGGTGCTTCCCGGCGACTGGGACAGCACGCGCGTGGAGGCCCAGGCCTTCGAGCGCACCTGCACCGGAAACCCGGTGGTGACGAACACCCAGCAGCTCTCGACGACGCGAGGCCAGACGATGGCCACGTCGGTGCAACTGAGCGCGAAGGATGATGACCTGGACGGCTATGTGTCCACGCTCTCGGGTGGCACTGACTGCAACGACCAGAGGCCCTCCGTCCACCCGGACGCGGAAGAGCTGTGCAACGACTTGGACGACAACTGCAATGGCCAGTCGGACACGGTGGAGCTCCGATTGGGACAGGCGTGCACGGAGGGCCCGAGCTGCGAGGGCACGCGCGCCTGTGGCTCTGACATGAAGGTCGTCTGCAACGTGCCGAACGCCATCCAGGCGTACCCGGACGTGGACCGGGACGGGCACGGCGACAAGAACGCCTCCGCCCAGTCCTTCTGCGGCAACGTGCCGACAGGCTTCGTCACCGCCCCCCCCGGATGA
- a CDS encoding putative metal-binding motif-containing protein produces the protein MPTQPSSPWYPDDDGDGYGRGSGAVLACAAPKAYVNQGNDCDDGNPFNHPNGTEICDGLDNDCDNQPEVASTGCPNGGPTWNPRTEGSLSQLWHSVFTWTPGGVWVVGDNNRRAVMRPGDTGFTVTTGGCETASTVWSAVWADPATNGRAYFVSDAGRLSRQEASSTDCTQVTETGMSDMRILGITGVRNGSALELYGVSTNTMATQGAAFFWDGASPTVTFNSATNPVGPMFGIHGVSRDTLFAVGFENSPPVSRIYRFNTSNGQWVTQNVQGPAGGAIGAHRRLGGER, from the coding sequence GTGCCCACCCAGCCGTCGTCACCCTGGTACCCGGATGACGACGGCGACGGGTATGGCCGCGGTAGCGGTGCGGTTCTGGCCTGTGCGGCGCCCAAGGCCTACGTGAATCAGGGCAACGACTGCGACGACGGCAATCCCTTCAACCACCCCAATGGGACCGAGATTTGCGACGGCCTCGACAACGACTGCGACAACCAGCCCGAGGTCGCCTCGACGGGCTGCCCGAATGGTGGGCCGACGTGGAACCCCCGGACCGAGGGGTCATTGAGCCAACTCTGGCACTCGGTCTTCACGTGGACGCCCGGTGGTGTGTGGGTGGTGGGCGACAACAATCGCCGCGCGGTGATGAGACCAGGAGACACGGGCTTCACCGTGACGACGGGTGGGTGCGAAACCGCGAGCACGGTTTGGTCCGCGGTGTGGGCAGATCCAGCCACCAATGGCCGTGCCTATTTCGTCTCCGACGCTGGCCGGCTCTCCAGACAGGAGGCTTCCAGTACGGATTGCACCCAGGTCACCGAAACTGGCATGAGCGACATGCGGATCTTGGGCATCACGGGTGTCCGAAACGGCAGTGCCCTGGAGTTGTATGGTGTGAGCACAAACACCATGGCGACCCAAGGTGCGGCGTTCTTCTGGGACGGAGCCAGCCCCACGGTGACGTTCAACTCCGCCACCAACCCCGTGGGCCCCATGTTCGGCATCCACGGAGTTTCTCGGGACACGCTCTTCGCGGTGGGCTTCGAGAACTCCCCCCCGGTATCTCGCATCTACCGCTTCAACACCTCGAACGGGCAGTGGGTAACTCAGAACGTGCAGGGCCCCGCGGGGGGGGCTATCGGTGCTCACCGGCGTCTGGGTGGTGAACGATAG
- a CDS encoding protein kinase domain-containing protein yields MQLGKYQLVRKLASGGMAEVFLAKAAGPMGFEKTLVLKRILPHLAEDPAFVEMFLGEAKLAAQLEHPNVVQIFDFGEAEGSFFLAMELIDGPTLRKLVKRAQEVPLPPTLCAKLVALSAEGLAYAHDFRDPATGELLGLIHRDVSPDNILVSRQGAVKVVDFGIAKVAGQSHRTQTGVVKGKVAYMPPEQLQTKPLDRRVDVYALGVVLYELLTGRRPFDAMTDVNVMQAILFDPFIPVTARRPDVPVALQQVLDKALAKDREKRYPDCRALQADLERFLMSTGESVGAYQISQFIAQWMADTGATPVGMTPAVAGRAQTGPKPVTVAPRSMVAPPEPPVDNTSPTTPMPISMRSVMSEMERPTAEDLPALGRAERATAQEPAVPGPTERPSVRERAVAAESSSRPRTEVRAGPGMAGSRAGQSWKPPEAVVMGGVPDAASSAERADSGEKVDADDAQHTGSAELTAPKPAPKRSSMLVAVAAGGVLLVVGGAVMLLGSGSERAVPVDVKPLPEQPKPVETAEARVPSAPSSAPVAAPTGNNSEAAPSGNGVVESAAQQQVAQAAAPSGTPERKPEKAPAPGAGATAPVAEPVAEKKPVTQAPPRPRPAVFAVVAKGTLEFRIRPYAVVYLDGKSLGETPVKPVEVSVGKHSIRLVNKELKQDVTKSFEVKANQPNVFKLNLEAE; encoded by the coding sequence ATGCAATTAGGGAAGTACCAGCTCGTTCGTAAGCTCGCCTCGGGGGGCATGGCGGAGGTCTTCCTCGCGAAGGCCGCCGGGCCCATGGGCTTCGAGAAGACGCTCGTGCTCAAGCGCATCCTCCCGCATCTGGCGGAGGACCCGGCATTCGTTGAAATGTTCCTGGGCGAGGCGAAGCTGGCCGCGCAGCTGGAGCATCCGAACGTCGTACAGATTTTCGACTTCGGCGAGGCCGAGGGCAGCTTCTTCCTGGCGATGGAGCTCATCGACGGGCCCACACTGCGCAAGCTGGTGAAGCGCGCGCAAGAGGTGCCGCTGCCGCCCACGCTGTGCGCGAAGCTGGTGGCGCTGTCGGCGGAGGGGCTCGCGTACGCGCACGACTTCCGAGACCCGGCCACGGGCGAATTGCTGGGACTGATTCACCGTGACGTGAGCCCGGACAACATCCTGGTGTCGCGGCAGGGCGCGGTGAAGGTGGTGGACTTCGGCATCGCGAAGGTGGCGGGGCAGAGCCACCGCACGCAGACGGGCGTGGTGAAGGGGAAGGTGGCGTACATGCCACCCGAGCAGCTCCAGACGAAGCCGCTGGACAGGCGCGTGGACGTCTATGCGCTCGGGGTGGTGCTGTACGAGTTGCTCACGGGCCGGCGTCCGTTCGACGCGATGACGGACGTGAACGTGATGCAGGCGATTCTCTTCGATCCGTTCATCCCCGTCACGGCGCGGCGGCCGGACGTGCCGGTGGCGTTGCAGCAGGTGCTGGACAAGGCGCTCGCGAAGGACCGCGAGAAGCGCTACCCGGACTGCCGCGCGCTGCAGGCGGACCTGGAGCGGTTCCTGATGTCCACCGGCGAGTCGGTGGGCGCGTACCAGATTTCGCAGTTCATCGCGCAGTGGATGGCGGACACGGGCGCGACTCCCGTGGGCATGACGCCTGCGGTGGCGGGGCGCGCGCAGACGGGGCCGAAGCCGGTGACGGTGGCGCCGAGGTCCATGGTGGCGCCGCCGGAGCCGCCGGTGGACAACACGTCGCCCACGACGCCGATGCCGATTTCGATGCGCTCCGTGATGAGCGAGATGGAGCGGCCGACCGCCGAGGACCTTCCGGCGCTCGGCCGCGCGGAGCGGGCCACGGCTCAGGAGCCGGCGGTGCCTGGCCCCACGGAGCGGCCCTCGGTTCGGGAGCGGGCAGTCGCGGCGGAGTCGTCGTCGCGTCCTCGCACGGAGGTGCGTGCCGGGCCGGGGATGGCGGGAAGCCGCGCGGGACAGTCGTGGAAGCCTCCCGAGGCCGTGGTGATGGGCGGTGTGCCCGACGCTGCGTCTTCAGCGGAGCGCGCGGACTCCGGCGAGAAGGTGGACGCGGACGATGCACAGCACACGGGGAGCGCGGAGCTCACCGCACCGAAGCCGGCGCCGAAGCGCTCGAGCATGCTTGTTGCGGTGGCGGCGGGTGGCGTGCTGCTCGTGGTGGGCGGCGCGGTGATGCTGCTCGGCTCGGGCTCGGAGCGAGCGGTGCCGGTGGACGTGAAGCCGCTGCCAGAACAGCCGAAGCCTGTCGAGACGGCGGAGGCCCGTGTTCCTTCGGCTCCGTCTTCCGCGCCTGTGGCCGCGCCCACCGGGAACAACAGTGAGGCTGCGCCCTCGGGGAACGGTGTGGTGGAGAGCGCTGCGCAGCAGCAGGTGGCACAGGCCGCCGCGCCGTCGGGGACTCCGGAGCGCAAGCCCGAGAAGGCGCCTGCTCCCGGGGCTGGGGCCACCGCGCCGGTGGCCGAGCCAGTCGCTGAGAAGAAGCCGGTGACTCAGGCTCCGCCGCGCCCGAGGCCGGCGGTGTTCGCGGTGGTCGCCAAGGGCACGCTGGAGTTCCGCATCCGTCCGTATGCGGTCGTGTACCTCGACGGGAAGTCGCTCGGCGAGACGCCGGTCAAACCCGTCGAGGTATCCGTGGGCAAGCACTCCATTCGGCTCGTGAACAAGGAGCTGAAGCAGGACGTGACGAAGTCCTTCGAGGTGAAGGCCAACCAGCCCAACGTGTTCAAGCTCAACCTGGAAGCGGAGTAG